In Acyrthosiphon pisum isolate AL4f unplaced genomic scaffold, pea_aphid_22Mar2018_4r6ur Scaffold_21222;HRSCAF=23354, whole genome shotgun sequence, the genomic stretch GCTACTGGCATTATAGCAGTACACATTTTGTTTCGTACAAGTTCAATTGTAAATGATGTCCACATCTTGCAAACATCATATAAATTTGGTGGTTTTGATGATACTATGTCTAAAACATGGCATCTTAACACTTGATCCAATATTGGACGTCTTTCTGCAttactaattaaacaatgaaaacattttttgtaaatattgtaaattatttaatattaggtagatttaaaaaaaaattttttatgacaatgattttaaattataataaacattgttaaatttattctatattatattctctaatTGACTTACCTAagattgaaataattgttttcatgtaaaatttgtttaatagaaGTAATTGTTGTAGTATTTGGTTCTATAAGGATAttctaaaacataaaaatacagcactgtgtatttataaaattagtttctGATAAAAATGTAGTTACCTTCAATTCTTCACGAAATTTACTAACAGGCATCATGGTAAACAGCTTGGCTTTCGGATATTAAGGTAATAAATAAgtcttattatgataaaatgtctatggtataccatttttatacacaccttaaaacaaaataataaataatctgaaTTATTATAGGGAAAATATATAGGGAATTTTATGCTAATCTAAATATGGCacatcatttcaatttttatttacaatatatttatattcaatttatacatattactttaatttttataatattttaacttgattttcaataatttcaacttttaatcacacacacaaaaaaaccaNNNNNNNNNNNNNNNNNNNNNNNNNNNNNNNNNNNNNNNNNNNNNNNNNNNNNNNNNNNNNNNNNNNNNNNNNNNNNNNNNNNNNNNNNNNNNNNNNNNNNNNNNNNNNNNNNNNNNNNNNNNNNNNNNNNNNNNNNNNNNNNNNNNNNNNNNNNNNNNNNNNNNNNNNNNNNNNNNNNNNNNNNNNNNNNNNNNNNNNNNNNNNNNNNNNNNNNNNNNNNNNNNNNNNNNNNNNNNNNNNNNNNNNNNNNNNNNNNNNNNNNNNNNNNNNNNNNNNNNNNNNNNNNNNNNNNNNNNNNNNNNNNNNNNNNNNNNNNNNNNNNNNNNNNNNNNNNNNNNNNNNNNNNNNNNNNNNNNNNNNNNNNNNNNNNNNNNNNNNNNNNNNNNNNNNNNNNNNNNNNNNNNNNNNNNNNNNNNNNNNNNNNNNNNNNNNNNNNNNNNNNNNNNNNNNNNNNNNNNNNNNNNNNNNNNNNNNNNNNNNNNNNNNNN encodes the following:
- the LOC107885610 gene encoding THO complex subunit 1-like, whose translation is MPVSKFREELKNILIEPNTTTITSIKQILHENNYFNLSNAERRPILDQVLRCHVLDIVSSKPPNLYDVCKMWTSFTIELVRNKMCTAIMPVAILSDMFAVTTIDVCEKMFDHVESNVNVLKEPTFFMACKNNLLRMCNDLLCRLSRSRNTVFCGRILLFLAIFFPFSERSG